One genomic segment of Sanyastnella coralliicola includes these proteins:
- a CDS encoding sensor histidine kinase, protein MIRWLTFCSCLWLFHASFGQESTAQLYTTLEIDIEDGLRRNTVTAINELPDGTIMVGTPGGLQSWDGYQLRDFTIDEYIYDLFYASDSTHLYALSQRAIHRLDKSGNELTSFEFPTSFFSNYAGEENDSLIIFGNDLHWIIASDLSGGRMMEAPYHTPYSRGSNSLKLHENLHGDSLFINGQFLTQTSYAFELLISKKEKIVLANQGIYQLETDSPQNIRVSWPKTRLETAFVDRRGNLWIGTVSNGLWMIHRNALHLDFYPSSSDDKVNPAWSIFEGKSDVFCTTSNGIESFGESNHPIISATKGMNCISGIETDQTFLVGTYRNGILRWNGIGLEFVFYDQVESIGNTVTCFQESIDGQAIWGFTKTSVVLFDPQGNYLSHTSLKEAGFTGYIMHITPYLNGYLASTTTEVVFLDSELNITEVLNHEETMVFSSSVKYNESTWFSSLQGGLFKLQGQELVSVPSPDIDLLGLDVVGNDLFVLGTRSTYLMLGDNILKIDHSDGLPQREFNQGGWYVDQADHVYVAGVEGFARFNLSDILSEAASVPKMRVDVANAVEFATEKAWIAAQQKQAKIKVSCVYPEKGNRYTFWVETGDSLKQVIHGEELLIQVDEQIDIKTWVKDEYSQQMYAASDSNFLNIERITPITQRWWFILIIITSTVLLVLLAFALARNRRQRQLIRKQLEDKKVADERIRISRELHDNIGARLSHIISSIDLEMYRDEDQKTKLSPINSFARETMGQLRETIWAVGERRIHFSEFQARVDRYVEQSQAAFSGEIKIQSADIPDIELSPAQTINYFRIIQEAINNAIKYAQAEQITVSFLLHPSSIEITVVDDGIGFGEAEMKRGSGLKGMAQRASEVQSSFQILKRESGGGISLSIPFNE, encoded by the coding sequence GTGATTCGTTGGTTGACTTTTTGCTCCTGCCTCTGGCTTTTCCATGCTTCGTTCGGACAGGAATCAACCGCTCAATTATACACTACGCTTGAAATAGATATTGAAGACGGATTGCGTCGCAATACCGTCACTGCCATTAACGAACTTCCAGATGGTACAATCATGGTGGGAACCCCTGGCGGACTGCAGAGCTGGGATGGTTACCAGTTGCGAGACTTTACCATAGATGAATACATCTATGACCTTTTCTACGCCTCTGATTCAACGCACCTTTACGCGCTATCTCAGCGTGCTATTCACAGGCTAGACAAGAGTGGAAATGAACTCACAAGTTTCGAATTCCCGACCTCCTTCTTTTCTAATTACGCAGGTGAAGAAAATGATAGCTTGATCATTTTCGGAAATGATCTTCATTGGATCATTGCATCTGATTTATCAGGAGGGAGAATGATGGAAGCTCCTTATCACACACCTTATTCTCGAGGAAGTAATTCACTGAAGCTACACGAGAATTTACATGGCGACTCTTTGTTTATCAACGGACAGTTTCTGACTCAGACTAGTTATGCTTTTGAGCTGTTGATCTCAAAGAAAGAAAAGATCGTACTCGCGAATCAAGGCATCTATCAACTGGAGACGGATTCACCTCAAAATATCCGGGTAAGTTGGCCTAAAACCCGCCTCGAAACTGCCTTTGTTGACCGTCGCGGCAATCTTTGGATCGGCACTGTATCCAACGGCCTTTGGATGATTCATCGAAACGCCTTGCACCTTGATTTCTATCCAAGTTCTAGTGATGATAAAGTCAATCCGGCATGGTCCATTTTCGAAGGGAAGAGTGATGTTTTTTGCACCACTTCCAATGGTATTGAAAGCTTCGGAGAATCGAACCATCCGATTATTTCTGCAACAAAAGGAATGAATTGCATCTCGGGAATAGAAACAGATCAAACATTCCTAGTTGGTACATATCGCAACGGCATTCTCCGATGGAATGGTATAGGTTTAGAGTTCGTCTTCTATGACCAAGTAGAATCCATCGGGAACACAGTTACTTGCTTTCAAGAAAGCATTGATGGACAAGCAATCTGGGGCTTTACTAAAACGAGTGTTGTTCTTTTTGATCCACAAGGGAATTACCTTTCTCACACTTCACTGAAGGAAGCAGGCTTTACGGGATATATCATGCATATCACACCGTACCTGAACGGCTATCTCGCATCCACAACAACGGAGGTTGTTTTTCTAGATAGTGAACTCAACATTACCGAAGTGTTGAACCATGAGGAAACCATGGTCTTCTCAAGTAGCGTCAAATACAACGAATCCACTTGGTTTTCTTCGCTACAAGGCGGCTTGTTTAAGCTACAAGGGCAAGAGTTGGTGTCTGTACCAAGTCCTGACATTGATCTTCTTGGTCTGGATGTCGTTGGTAACGATCTATTCGTTTTGGGCACGCGTTCAACATATTTGATGCTTGGTGACAACATTCTAAAGATTGATCACAGTGACGGCCTTCCGCAGAGAGAATTCAATCAAGGCGGATGGTACGTAGATCAAGCAGATCATGTATACGTTGCTGGAGTCGAGGGATTTGCACGATTCAATCTTTCGGACATTCTATCCGAAGCGGCATCCGTGCCTAAAATGCGCGTTGATGTTGCGAACGCTGTGGAGTTTGCCACAGAAAAGGCTTGGATCGCAGCACAACAAAAGCAAGCAAAAATCAAAGTATCGTGTGTCTATCCAGAAAAAGGAAATCGATACACCTTCTGGGTGGAAACAGGAGATTCACTGAAGCAGGTCATCCATGGTGAAGAACTACTCATTCAGGTAGATGAACAAATTGATATTAAGACTTGGGTTAAAGATGAGTATTCGCAGCAAATGTATGCTGCCAGCGACTCCAACTTCCTAAACATCGAACGTATCACTCCGATAACACAACGATGGTGGTTCATCTTGATCATCATAACATCTACTGTTCTGTTAGTCCTTCTAGCATTTGCCTTGGCTCGAAACCGCAGACAAAGACAACTGATCCGTAAGCAACTGGAAGATAAAAAGGTGGCTGATGAACGGATCAGAATCTCAAGAGAATTACATGACAACATTGGAGCGAGGCTCTCACACATCATCTCAAGCATTGACTTAGAGATGTACCGCGACGAGGATCAAAAGACGAAGCTCTCCCCTATTAACTCCTTCGCGCGAGAAACAATGGGGCAATTGAGGGAAACCATTTGGGCAGTTGGAGAACGACGAATCCACTTCTCTGAATTCCAAGCCCGAGTTGATCGGTATGTCGAACAGTCTCAAGCTGCCTTTTCAGGAGAAATCAAAATTCAAAGTGCTGATATCCCAGACATTGAACTATCCCCTGCGCAGACCATCAACTACTTCCGAATTATTCAGGAAGCGATCAACAATGCGATCAAATACGCGCAAGCAGAACAGATTACCGTCAGTTTCCTTCTGCATCCATCAAGTATTGAGATCACTGTAGTAGATGACGGCATCGGATTCGGCGAAGCTGAAATGAAACGAGGTAGCGGATTAAAAGGAATGGCGCAACGTGCCTCTGAAGTTCAATCCTCATTTCAAATCCTAAAGAGAGAATCAGGAGGTGGCATCTCATTATCGATTCCATTCAACGAATAG
- a CDS encoding dicarboxylate/amino acid:cation symporter — translation MKKIALHWQVIIGMVLGAVFAWMSIKFGWNDFTIDYVKPFGDIFVNLLKLIAVPLVLFSIIVGVTSLGDIQKLGRMGLKTLGTYVITTAAAIVIGLVLVNLIKPGVHVDDDLRSRNRVRYEIWATDSGIERLDEIDYLNDPARQAMVAEVREEMGAEEVDANLQDKINKMNTTKKQGPLQPLVDVIPNNIFKALSSQQMLQIIFFAIFFGIVLVTIPSEKSDPVVKLIDGLNEIFVRMVIVVMQFMPIFVFALMAGQVVTAAGSDPDKFFSLLDFLLKYSAVVILGLVIMVFLVYPTLVSVLVKKMTPRRFLKGMRDAQITAFATSSSVATLPVTMDCVNKNIGVSERTTSFVLPIGATVNMDGTSLYQAVAVIALAQFHMVDLSFGAQATIVLTATLASIGAAAVPSAGLVLMMLVLTSVGLNDAWIALIFPVDRILDMCRTVVNVTGDGAVSTVIAASEGELEEPQV, via the coding sequence ATGAAAAAGATCGCGCTGCATTGGCAAGTTATTATCGGAATGGTGTTGGGTGCTGTGTTCGCCTGGATGTCGATCAAGTTTGGTTGGAATGACTTCACGATAGACTATGTGAAGCCTTTCGGAGACATCTTCGTGAATCTCCTGAAGCTGATTGCGGTGCCGCTGGTATTATTCTCGATCATCGTGGGTGTGACATCACTGGGAGATATCCAGAAACTGGGTCGGATGGGACTCAAAACCTTGGGTACCTACGTTATCACTACTGCCGCTGCGATTGTAATTGGATTAGTCTTGGTAAACCTCATCAAACCAGGGGTTCATGTTGATGATGACCTCCGATCGAGAAATCGTGTTCGCTATGAAATCTGGGCCACAGATAGTGGTATCGAGCGCTTAGATGAAATCGACTACCTGAATGACCCTGCGCGTCAAGCGATGGTAGCTGAAGTACGCGAAGAAATGGGTGCCGAAGAGGTAGACGCGAACCTCCAAGACAAGATCAACAAGATGAACACAACCAAGAAGCAAGGCCCCTTGCAGCCTTTGGTTGATGTGATTCCGAATAACATCTTTAAGGCGTTGAGCTCGCAACAAATGCTGCAGATCATCTTCTTCGCGATTTTCTTCGGAATCGTGTTGGTGACCATACCTAGTGAAAAGAGTGACCCTGTCGTCAAATTGATTGATGGCCTGAATGAGATATTCGTGCGCATGGTGATTGTCGTCATGCAGTTCATGCCGATCTTCGTTTTCGCCTTGATGGCCGGTCAGGTAGTAACCGCCGCGGGATCCGATCCCGACAAGTTCTTCTCGCTTCTTGACTTTTTATTGAAATACTCTGCGGTGGTGATCCTTGGTCTGGTGATCATGGTGTTCCTCGTATATCCTACACTTGTTTCTGTGTTGGTGAAGAAAATGACACCTCGTCGATTCCTCAAGGGAATGCGTGATGCGCAGATTACTGCATTCGCGACCTCTTCCTCAGTGGCTACGCTTCCGGTAACAATGGATTGTGTGAACAAGAATATTGGAGTGTCTGAACGTACCACCAGTTTCGTGCTTCCAATTGGAGCCACGGTGAATATGGATGGAACAAGTCTGTACCAAGCGGTGGCCGTTATCGCATTGGCGCAGTTCCACATGGTAGATCTATCATTCGGAGCGCAAGCCACGATTGTCTTAACTGCTACCCTCGCATCAATTGGTGCAGCAGCTGTACCAAGTGCCGGATTGGTTCTGATGATGTTGGTCTTGACCTCTGTTGGATTGAACGACGCTTGGATCGCGCTCATCTTCCCAGTAGACCGTATCCTTGATATGTGTCGTACCGTTGTGAACGTGACGGGTGATGGTGCCGTTTCTACTGTCATTGCAGCAAGCGAAGGTGAACTTGAAGAACCTCAGGTTTAA
- the aroC gene encoding chorismate synthase gives MSNTLGTLFKLTTFGESHGSAIGGVIDGCPAGLELTSEMIQAELDRRKPGQSKITTQRKESDTVQILSGVFEGKTLGTPIGFIIPNQDQRSKDYSHIKDVYRPSHADYTWQMKYGHRDYRGGGRSSARETASRVVGGAVAQAFLSTRNIEVIAWVERVKDLTIDNAYDHSGVSKTDVDQTIVRCPHLASAEQMISLIDETRKKGDTVGGSIRCIVRGMPAGIGEPVFDKLHAELAKALFSINAVKGVELGSGIQGTYDYGSEQNDSFASTEGEIKTTSNNSGGIQGGISNGEEISLSIAFKPVATIMQDQSTVDTAGQEAVAKGKGRHDPCVLPRAVPIVEAMTAMVIADALLRGRASRVSNR, from the coding sequence ATGTCAAATACCCTAGGAACCCTTTTCAAACTCACCACTTTCGGTGAATCTCACGGATCCGCCATTGGCGGTGTGATCGATGGATGTCCGGCTGGACTGGAGCTCACTTCAGAAATGATTCAGGCTGAATTGGATCGTCGAAAGCCGGGTCAGTCCAAAATCACCACCCAGCGCAAGGAGAGTGACACGGTGCAGATTCTGAGCGGGGTGTTTGAAGGCAAGACACTTGGCACACCGATAGGTTTCATCATTCCCAACCAAGACCAACGTTCAAAGGATTACAGTCACATCAAAGATGTTTACCGTCCTTCTCATGCTGATTACACCTGGCAAATGAAGTACGGTCATCGCGACTATCGCGGAGGGGGCAGATCGAGTGCTCGTGAAACGGCTTCTCGTGTTGTAGGTGGGGCTGTTGCCCAAGCATTCCTTTCGACTCGAAACATTGAAGTGATCGCTTGGGTCGAACGTGTAAAGGATCTAACCATCGATAACGCATATGATCACTCAGGGGTTTCAAAGACTGATGTTGATCAAACGATTGTTCGTTGTCCTCATCTCGCTAGCGCGGAACAGATGATTTCCCTCATAGACGAAACCAGAAAAAAAGGCGACACGGTAGGAGGATCTATTCGTTGCATCGTTCGCGGCATGCCGGCTGGAATCGGCGAGCCCGTCTTTGACAAATTGCACGCTGAGCTAGCTAAGGCCCTCTTCTCTATCAACGCAGTGAAGGGCGTTGAACTCGGAAGCGGAATCCAAGGCACCTATGACTACGGCAGTGAACAGAACGACTCATTCGCTTCCACCGAAGGCGAAATAAAAACAACCAGCAACAACAGCGGCGGCATCCAAGGAGGAATCTCAAACGGAGAAGAAATCTCTCTCTCCATCGCCTTCAAACCTGTAGCCACCATCATGCAAGACCAAAGCACCGTAGACACCGCAGGACAAGAAGCAGTGGCAAAAGGAAAAGGGAGACATGATCCGTGCGTACTCCCCCGAGCAGTCCCAATCGTAGAAGCCATGACAGCAATGGTCATCGCAGACGCTTTGCTGCGCGGTCGAGCGTCGAGAGTCTCTAATCGATAA
- a CDS encoding thioredoxin family protein, with the protein MRQLLSLAFLALCAIGVSAQQWQTDFDSASALAKKEGKKLIMVFQGSDWCAPCMKLDHEIISQEQFVTIANAEFVLLQVDFPRRKKNALSAEQTAQNKRLASMYNPNGIFPLVVVFDSNGKKLGELGYEKTTPDQYANKITQL; encoded by the coding sequence ATGAGACAATTACTTAGCCTGGCCTTTCTGGCCTTATGCGCCATTGGTGTATCCGCACAACAATGGCAGACAGATTTCGATTCCGCTTCCGCGCTAGCGAAAAAAGAAGGGAAGAAACTTATCATGGTATTTCAAGGGTCTGATTGGTGTGCACCATGCATGAAGTTAGATCATGAGATTATCTCTCAAGAACAATTTGTAACTATCGCTAACGCGGAATTCGTGCTACTCCAAGTAGACTTTCCTCGTCGTAAAAAGAACGCTTTAAGTGCCGAACAAACCGCTCAGAATAAGCGGTTGGCATCGATGTATAACCCGAATGGAATATTCCCTCTTGTTGTTGTTTTTGATAGCAATGGCAAGAAGCTAGGGGAGTTGGGATATGAGAAAACGACGCCCGATCAATACGCCAATAAAATCACTCAACTCTAG
- a CDS encoding FAD:protein FMN transferase, which yields MRIFLVTLLTALSFHLSAEQIYTKTTKLMGSRFDITVVAESAEDGDAFIQSAIEEITRIEQLISSWDPHSLTSEVNANAGITPVEVDQELFDLISRSKQISQLTDGAFDISYASMDRIWKFDGSMSMLPSEDRIAASVAKVGFQNIQMDVEAGTVFLPLKGMKIGFGGIGKGYAADMAKQLLRDQGATAGIINASGDMNTWGTQPDGTPWTVAITNPMNKNESFATLPIQDQAVVTSGNYEKYVEIEGQHYAHIIDPRTGMPSQGIVSVTVFGPSAELADALATATFVMGIEVGIDRIEQLKGMECIIVDDQGKLHVSSGININN from the coding sequence ATGCGAATCTTCCTTGTCACTTTACTTACAGCGTTGAGCTTCCATCTTTCAGCCGAACAGATATATACAAAGACGACCAAACTCATGGGAAGTCGATTCGATATCACAGTGGTGGCCGAGAGTGCTGAAGACGGCGATGCATTCATTCAATCCGCGATTGAAGAGATTACAAGAATTGAACAATTGATTTCTTCTTGGGATCCTCATTCATTGACTTCTGAAGTCAACGCTAACGCGGGAATTACTCCGGTTGAAGTAGATCAAGAGTTGTTCGATTTGATTAGCCGAAGCAAACAAATTTCGCAACTGACCGATGGAGCCTTTGACATTTCATATGCATCGATGGACCGAATCTGGAAGTTCGATGGATCGATGTCGATGCTTCCTTCCGAAGATAGAATTGCCGCATCTGTAGCGAAAGTTGGCTTTCAGAACATTCAAATGGACGTCGAAGCGGGCACCGTGTTCTTACCCTTAAAAGGGATGAAGATTGGCTTTGGAGGAATAGGAAAGGGGTATGCCGCCGATATGGCAAAACAGCTATTGCGCGACCAAGGAGCCACGGCTGGAATTATAAATGCCAGCGGGGACATGAACACCTGGGGAACACAACCCGATGGAACGCCTTGGACTGTTGCGATCACCAACCCTATGAACAAGAATGAGTCTTTCGCCACTCTTCCTATTCAAGATCAAGCGGTAGTTACTTCAGGGAATTATGAGAAGTATGTAGAGATCGAAGGACAACACTACGCGCATATCATCGACCCTCGGACTGGAATGCCTTCTCAGGGCATTGTTTCAGTAACGGTGTTCGGACCGTCGGCAGAACTAGCCGATGCCTTGGCTACTGCCACGTTTGTCATGGGAATAGAAGTAGGCATCGATCGAATAGAACAACTAAAGGGAATGGAGTGCATCATCGTAGATGACCAAGGAAAGCTGCATGTAAGCTCCGGAATCAATATCAACAACTAA
- a CDS encoding DUF4266 domain-containing protein — MKKITSILLLALFLSGCTVLEEYEKMNLNDPDMALSDLKLDKNLSTFHSYREAASGGNGGKTGGGCGCN; from the coding sequence ATGAAGAAGATAACCAGCATACTGTTACTCGCACTATTTCTTTCCGGCTGCACTGTGCTAGAAGAATACGAGAAAATGAATCTGAATGATCCAGATATGGCATTGTCAGATTTGAAATTGGATAAGAACTTAAGCACATTCCATTCTTATAGAGAAGCGGCCTCAGGAGGGAATGGCGGTAAAACCGGCGGCGGATGCGGATGCAATTAA
- a CDS encoding DUF3570 domain-containing protein, with protein sequence MKVYKKRVLESTEIDIISSYYQQDGQNAAVTGGIGTEFLTDATMGISVSVPLNDDDVLTVDGNVSAYTSASSSNVGPFDGQNADAFVASTGASHSDVWTNANITYSHSSDDRNQVISGTFSISNEYDYFSLGLSGNYTRLFNKKNTELSLKASAFLDRWNIIIPMELRPPGNGGDEDDDDNFDITQYTVTGNTNYAPLYTPLGRSNRNSYAGGFVLSQVLGKRTQASLAVDLIMQDGLLSTPFQRVYFSDIEDSFIQDFHLAEDVERLPSTRMKFASGVRLHHYFSEYVVARSFYRFYVDDWGIVSHTASIELPVKLGMKFTLYPSYRFYQQTEADYFKAYNQHLSTDEFYTSDYDLSNYTSDQFGIGFGYTDLLVQKHLGPLGLKSLNVKYYFYERNTGLRADLITFGAKFVME encoded by the coding sequence GTGAAAGTGTACAAGAAACGTGTCTTGGAATCAACCGAAATCGATATCATCTCTAGCTATTACCAGCAGGATGGTCAAAACGCCGCTGTGACCGGTGGTATCGGTACGGAATTCCTCACTGATGCGACCATGGGAATTTCGGTCTCTGTCCCTTTAAACGATGACGATGTTCTTACCGTTGACGGTAACGTCAGCGCTTATACGTCGGCATCTTCTAGTAATGTAGGTCCATTCGATGGACAAAATGCCGACGCTTTTGTAGCCAGTACAGGAGCATCGCATAGCGATGTTTGGACCAACGCGAACATAACGTACAGCCATAGCAGTGATGATCGGAATCAGGTAATCAGTGGAACATTCAGTATCTCCAATGAATACGATTACTTCTCGTTAGGCCTATCTGGTAACTACACCCGCCTGTTTAATAAGAAGAACACAGAGTTGAGCCTGAAAGCGAGTGCTTTCCTTGATCGTTGGAATATTATCATTCCAATGGAGCTTCGTCCGCCTGGAAACGGAGGAGATGAAGATGATGATGATAATTTCGATATCACGCAGTACACCGTTACTGGAAATACGAATTACGCACCTCTATATACTCCTTTAGGTCGATCGAATCGTAATTCTTATGCGGGTGGGTTTGTGTTGTCGCAAGTCTTAGGAAAGCGGACTCAAGCGTCATTGGCTGTAGACCTGATTATGCAAGACGGATTGTTGTCGACACCGTTCCAACGTGTCTACTTCAGTGATATTGAAGATTCATTTATTCAAGACTTCCATTTGGCTGAAGATGTAGAACGTTTGCCATCGACCCGTATGAAGTTTGCTTCTGGGGTTCGACTGCACCACTACTTCAGCGAATATGTTGTTGCGAGGAGTTTCTATCGTTTCTACGTTGATGATTGGGGAATTGTATCGCACACCGCGAGTATTGAGCTTCCTGTAAAGTTGGGCATGAAGTTCACCTTATATCCGTCGTACCGCTTCTATCAGCAAACGGAGGCAGATTACTTTAAGGCATACAATCAACACTTGAGCACTGATGAATTCTATACTAGTGATTATGATTTGTCGAACTATACTTCTGATCAATTCGGAATTGGATTCGGGTACACAGATCTTCTGGTTCAGAAGCATCTTGGGCCACTGGGCTTAAAGAGTTTGAATGTGAAATATTACTTCTACGAAAGGAATACAGGACTGCGTGCAGACTTGATCACTTTTGGAGCGAAGTTCGTCATGGAATAG
- a CDS encoding class I SAM-dependent methyltransferase, translated as MLKKLYRFLHPRFQTLFLEYPVDMKPRYGHGLPPHPELYSIVNERRNEYKQLLEAAKKYEEHFLQFKEAKDEKDPTLPVWNNDFLPGLDIVMIFTMLAERQPKRYIEVGSGNSTKVAHFAKKTLGLDVQIISIDPQPRAEIDALADEIIRKPFENIDASFIEGLGENDILFIDNSHRILPNSDAMVFFNETLPRLKPGVVVHIHDIYIPYDYPQFMCDRFYSEQYGLMHYILANPQRFQTICPNYFISEDKELDGILNGLWEKLPNVERHGGSYWLGIKG; from the coding sequence ATGTTGAAGAAGCTTTACAGATTCTTACATCCGCGTTTCCAAACGCTCTTCCTTGAATATCCGGTAGATATGAAGCCGCGATATGGTCATGGATTGCCGCCACATCCTGAGTTGTATTCGATTGTGAATGAGCGACGTAATGAGTATAAGCAGTTGTTGGAAGCAGCGAAGAAGTATGAAGAGCATTTTCTTCAGTTCAAAGAAGCCAAGGATGAAAAGGATCCAACGCTTCCCGTTTGGAATAACGACTTTCTTCCTGGCCTAGATATTGTGATGATCTTCACAATGCTTGCAGAGCGTCAACCGAAACGATACATCGAAGTAGGTTCCGGAAACAGCACGAAGGTGGCCCATTTCGCAAAGAAGACGCTTGGTCTGGATGTTCAGATTATTTCCATTGATCCACAACCGCGTGCCGAGATTGATGCGCTGGCTGATGAGATCATTCGTAAGCCTTTCGAGAATATCGATGCTTCGTTTATCGAAGGACTAGGGGAGAACGATATCCTATTCATTGACAACTCTCACCGCATTCTTCCGAATTCAGATGCGATGGTCTTCTTCAATGAAACGCTTCCGAGATTGAAGCCAGGCGTCGTGGTCCACATCCACGATATCTATATTCCATACGACTATCCGCAATTCATGTGCGATCGCTTCTACAGCGAGCAATATGGCTTGATGCACTACATCCTAGCCAATCCACAGCGCTTCCAAACTATTTGTCCGAACTACTTCATCTCTGAAGACAAGGAACTGGATGGTATTTTGAATGGGTTGTGGGAGAAACTTCCGAATGTTGAAAGGCATGGGGGGAGTTATTGGTTAGGGATTAAGGGCTAA
- the hutI gene encoding imidazolonepropionase gives MKLLIKNIKGLVGAREEAPSILKGADMKDLPIVEDAWLAVEDGVIADFGKMEDWPGISDWRDLEVIEADGQFILPGFVDSHTHIVYAANREGEFVDRIKGLTYAEIAEKGGGILNSARKLAEASEDDLFEAAFARAEGLIRMGTTALEVKSGYGLSMEAELKMLRVIRRLEEALPIPVRSTFLGMHAIPMEYKSNPEAYIDLVINEMLPAVAEEKLADYVDAFLEDGYFSAEQTVRLIEAADKFGLDAKIHVNQFTATGGVRACAEAGALTLDHLEELTDDDVQAMLQYDTIPVALPSCSFFLSIPYTPARQIIDAGLPLVLATDYNPGSTPNGNMSLVVAMACIKMNMLPEEAINAATLNAAAALQLSEVTGSITPGMRADFILTKPMSSINYLPYSFGEQLVDEVFVAGKRW, from the coding sequence ATGAAGTTGCTGATCAAGAATATCAAAGGACTCGTCGGTGCACGAGAAGAAGCTCCTAGCATTTTAAAAGGTGCTGACATGAAAGATCTTCCGATCGTCGAAGACGCATGGCTGGCGGTGGAAGACGGTGTCATTGCTGACTTCGGTAAAATGGAGGACTGGCCTGGGATTAGCGACTGGCGTGACCTTGAAGTGATTGAAGCGGATGGTCAGTTTATTCTTCCCGGATTCGTTGATAGCCATACACATATTGTCTACGCCGCCAATAGAGAAGGGGAGTTCGTTGACCGAATTAAAGGACTGACATATGCTGAGATCGCAGAGAAAGGTGGGGGCATCTTAAACTCTGCACGCAAGCTGGCAGAGGCTTCTGAAGATGATCTGTTCGAAGCTGCTTTCGCTCGCGCGGAAGGGCTCATTCGCATGGGAACAACTGCCCTCGAAGTGAAAAGTGGGTACGGACTCTCCATGGAAGCCGAGTTGAAGATGCTACGTGTCATTCGACGACTCGAAGAAGCATTGCCAATACCGGTTCGTTCAACCTTCCTTGGAATGCACGCCATTCCCATGGAATACAAAAGCAATCCTGAAGCCTACATCGATCTTGTAATCAATGAAATGCTTCCTGCGGTAGCAGAAGAAAAACTAGCAGACTACGTAGATGCTTTCTTAGAAGATGGATACTTCTCAGCTGAGCAAACAGTACGTCTCATCGAAGCTGCAGACAAGTTTGGTCTTGACGCCAAAATCCACGTGAATCAATTCACTGCTACCGGCGGGGTTCGTGCCTGTGCAGAAGCAGGAGCCCTCACCTTAGACCACCTCGAGGAACTCACCGATGACGACGTCCAAGCCATGCTCCAATACGACACGATCCCAGTCGCCCTTCCATCGTGTTCCTTCTTCCTCAGCATCCCATACACCCCAGCCCGCCAAATCATCGACGCTGGATTACCTTTAGTTCTCGCCACAGACTACAACCCAGGATCTACACCAAACGGAAACATGAGCCTTGTAGTTGCCATGGCCTGCATCAAGATGAACATGCTCCCAGAAGAAGCAATCAACGCGGCGACTTTAAACGCTGCTGCCGCACTACAACTCAGCGAGGTCACCGGAAGCATCACCCCCGGCATGCGCGCTGATTTCATCCTAACCAAACCGATGTCTTCGATCAATTATCTACCATATTCGTTCGGAGAGCAGTTGGTGGATGAGGTTTTTGTGGCAGGAAAGCGGTGGTAG